The following are encoded in a window of Methanocalculus natronophilus genomic DNA:
- a CDS encoding radical SAM protein, producing the protein MRWHRLKAELLAAGTCRLTGSDASGFVAQSAAGPGAGGAGSVFFAKQGRRVRLAISKNSPVELHHTGDGACILRFGSLECTGILEPPALHCPRQAYITVSGQCIYSCRYCPVPLTEGRVKTPDEIAALIATVADRIDAISVTSGIVGSIEEEEERVLAVLRRIMPSDVPVGVSIYPGPETPKTLYDAGVAEVKFNLEAATPALCREMCPEMSWEAVLYALDQSVALFGRGNVFSNVIIGLGETDAEMEDCIRLLTERGVIPVLRPLTPAAELAGYPVPQADRLLKIAGIHKRALQDAGLDTHNAETMCTFCTGCDIVPGRDCT; encoded by the coding sequence ATGCGATGGCACAGACTGAAGGCAGAACTCCTTGCTGCTGGCACATGCCGTCTCACTGGATCAGATGCATCAGGTTTTGTCGCGCAGTCAGCTGCCGGACCAGGTGCAGGAGGGGCAGGCTCGGTCTTCTTCGCAAAACAGGGAAGAAGGGTACGGCTGGCAATATCAAAAAACTCTCCAGTCGAGCTGCATCATACCGGAGACGGAGCCTGCATCCTCAGGTTCGGGTCACTGGAGTGTACCGGAATCCTTGAGCCTCCAGCTCTCCACTGCCCACGCCAGGCTTATATCACGGTTTCAGGGCAGTGTATCTACTCCTGCAGGTACTGTCCGGTGCCGCTTACAGAAGGCCGGGTGAAGACGCCTGATGAGATAGCTGCGCTGATAGCAACTGTTGCAGACAGAATCGATGCCATCTCAGTCACAAGCGGTATTGTTGGATCAATCGAAGAGGAGGAGGAGAGGGTTCTGGCAGTACTGAGGCGGATTATGCCTTCAGACGTTCCGGTCGGGGTCTCGATCTATCCTGGCCCGGAGACGCCAAAAACCCTGTATGATGCAGGTGTTGCGGAAGTCAAATTCAATCTGGAAGCTGCAACACCCGCACTCTGCAGGGAGATGTGCCCGGAGATGTCCTGGGAGGCGGTACTGTATGCCCTTGACCAGTCCGTTGCACTCTTTGGCAGAGGCAACGTCTTTTCGAATGTGATCATCGGGCTTGGGGAGACAGATGCCGAGATGGAGGATTGCATCCGTCTCCTGACGGAAAGGGGTGTTATCCCGGTACTTCGCCCGCTCACTCCGGCAGCAGAACTGGCAGGGTATCCGGTGCCACAGGCGGATCGCCTTCTGAAAATTGCAGGCATTCATAAACGGGCATTGCAGGACGCTGGTCTGGACACACACAATGCAGAGACGATGTGCACGTTTTGCACCGGCTGTGACATCGTTCCCGGGAGGGATTGTACATGA
- the mmp11 gene encoding methanogenesis marker protein 11, protein MKHTADPYVITYPEILAIASEDEQAVELIERFDCIGGAMWVKHHYSKSPLVRSARTVGQTTRYMLSPGAVDLDLIGSRFPAGIARVAVKGPEIGITYIGMGGGGVGASVCRAHATGVIRSESDPCGGGMVAGSRIVLPRRHRVIIGVDDTDTPEAGATWTLCHNIARSIEDESTRYLSHTIVQLYPVAYRTKNCVAVACEFATTDPASCIRRFEALVKQHTLSDETGMAAFTGFDPSALESYGWKVKRGEVSWSALDTVRPLLDIRISGRGLIGAVAAIPFVTRFEEALQLCDGTD, encoded by the coding sequence ATGAAGCATACAGCAGATCCCTATGTCATAACCTATCCTGAGATCCTCGCGATAGCATCAGAAGATGAACAAGCAGTGGAACTGATAGAGCGGTTTGACTGTATCGGGGGTGCGATGTGGGTAAAACACCACTACAGCAAAAGCCCCCTCGTTCGCTCTGCACGAACTGTTGGCCAGACAACCCGGTATATGCTCTCACCAGGCGCAGTCGATCTTGACCTGATCGGATCCCGTTTCCCTGCAGGGATTGCCCGTGTGGCAGTGAAAGGCCCCGAGATCGGGATTACCTATATCGGGATGGGCGGCGGCGGCGTTGGTGCTTCTGTCTGCCGGGCACACGCCACCGGGGTGATCCGATCCGAATCTGATCCGTGCGGCGGCGGCATGGTTGCAGGTTCGCGTATCGTTCTTCCCCGCCGCCATCGGGTCATCATCGGTGTGGATGACACCGATACGCCGGAAGCGGGTGCCACCTGGACGCTCTGTCATAATATTGCCCGATCAATTGAAGATGAATCGACCCGGTATCTCTCCCATACCATTGTACAGCTCTACCCGGTCGCCTACCGGACAAAGAACTGTGTGGCTGTCGCCTGTGAATTTGCGACAACCGACCCTGCCTCCTGCATTCGTCGCTTCGAGGCACTCGTGAAGCAGCATACGCTCTCTGACGAGACCGGGATGGCGGCATTCACCGGCTTCGATCCCTCGGCGCTGGAGAGCTATGGGTGGAAGGTGAAACGGGGCGAGGTCAGCTGGTCGGCACTGGATACGGTTCGCCCTCTCCTTGATATCAGGATCTCGGGCAGGGGATTGATCGGCGCTGTTGCTGCAATCCCGTTTGTGACCCGGTTTGAGGAGGCACTGCAATTATGCGATGGCACAGACTGA